TTTGGGAAACCATTAATGCTGCAGGAGTGTTAAAAGTGCCAATGGCAATGAGTGTTTGGGACGATGGATGGGGTATTTCAGTACCTAATAAGTATCAAACAACAAAGTCAAATATTTCCGAAATTTTAAAAGGTTTTGAACAGGATGAGAACGGAGATGGATATATAATTTATAAGGCAAAAGGTTGGGATTATGAAGGCTTATGTAGGATATATGCCGAAGGTATTGATTTGTGTCGTAAAAATCATGTTCCAACTTTATTTCATATTTCGGAAATGACTCAGCCTTTAGGTCATTCAACTTCAGGATCGCACGAGAGATACAAAACTGCTGAGCGTTTAAACTGGGAAAAAGAATTCGATCCGATAAAGAAAATGAGAGAGTGGATTCTTTCGAATAAAATATCAGATGAGGAGCAATTATCTCAAATTGAAGAAAAAGCTATTGAGAAAGTTAAGCAGGCTAGACGAACTGCTTGGAATAATTTTATAGAACCAATTAAAAAAGAGCGAGATGATTTAATTTATCTGGTTCAAAATGCCGGATGTAATTGTAAAAAGACCGATAGAATTGATGCAATAACAAATGGTTTAAAGAAAATAATTAATCCGGTAAGAAAAGATAATTTTAGTGCAGCAAAAAAAATATTGAGATATATCTGTTCTACTTGTGAAAATTATAAACCTTTAAAATTGCAATTGCAAGGCTGGCTTAAAAATTCACTTGAAGAAAATCATGAAAGATATAGTAGTCATCTTTACAGTGAAACCAGTCTTGGTATAAAGAATATTGTTCCGGTAGCACCTGTTTACAGCGAAAATTCAAAAATGATTAATGGAAGAGAAATTCTTCGGGATAACTTTGAATTGCTTTTTACAAAATATCCTTTACTATTAACTTTTGGAGAAGATACCGGTTTTATTGGTGGGGTTAATCAAAGTTTAGAAGGAATGCAGCAAAAATTCGGCGACTTGCGTGTTACTGATACCGGAATTCGTGAAGCTAGTATTTTAGGACAAGGTATTGGTTTAGCCTTAAGAGGTTTGCGACCAATTGCAGAAATTCAGTATTTTGATTATTTGCTATACGCATTGCAAACCATGAGCGATGATTTAGCAACCATGCAGTATCGTACCAAGGGAGGTCAAAAGGCTCCACTGATTATTCGTACCCGTGGGCACAGATTAGAAGGGATATGGCATTCGGGTTCGCCTTTAAGTATGGTTATTAATTCGATTCGCGGAGTACATGTTTGCGTGCCTAGAAATATGACTATTGCCGCAGGATTTTATAATACACTTCTAGAGTCGGACGAGCCTGCTTTAGTTATTGAGCCATTAAATGGATATCGCTTAAAGGAGAAATTACCTGATAATTTAGGAGAATTTAAAACACCTTTAGGCATACCCGAAATTTTGTCTGAAGGTACCGATATTACTTTGGTTACCTATGGTTCATGTGTGCGGATTGCCGAAGATGCTGTTAAGCAATTAAAGGATTTTAATA
This genomic interval from uncultured Marinifilum sp. contains the following:
- a CDS encoding thiamine pyrophosphate-dependent enzyme, with translation MSETIKENKELKNKNIAHNNSSSEVLNDYYIANISRQLSILGRKEVLTGKAKFGIFGDGKEIAQIAMAKSFRKGDWRSGYYRDQTFMLASDMLTPEEFFAQLFGETQLDKNPANGGRLMNNHYASRSLNNDGTWKDLTKQKNSSADISPTAGQMPRLLGLAYASKLYRENKDLHWFKEFSNKGNEVAFGTIGDSSTSEGHFWETINAAGVLKVPMAMSVWDDGWGISVPNKYQTTKSNISEILKGFEQDENGDGYIIYKAKGWDYEGLCRIYAEGIDLCRKNHVPTLFHISEMTQPLGHSTSGSHERYKTAERLNWEKEFDPIKKMREWILSNKISDEEQLSQIEEKAIEKVKQARRTAWNNFIEPIKKERDDLIYLVQNAGCNCKKTDRIDAITNGLKKIINPVRKDNFSAAKKILRYICSTCENYKPLKLQLQGWLKNSLEENHERYSSHLYSETSLGIKNIVPVAPVYSENSKMINGREILRDNFELLFTKYPLLLTFGEDTGFIGGVNQSLEGMQQKFGDLRVTDTGIREASILGQGIGLALRGLRPIAEIQYFDYLLYALQTMSDDLATMQYRTKGGQKAPLIIRTRGHRLEGIWHSGSPLSMVINSIRGVHVCVPRNMTIAAGFYNTLLESDEPALVIEPLNGYRLKEKLPDNLGEFKTPLGIPEILSEGTDITLVTYGSCVRIAEDAVKQLKDFNISVELIDVQTLLPFDTNSIILESVKKTSRIVFFDEDVPGGATAFMMQKVLEDQKAYFYLDSEPRTITAKDHRPAYGTDGDYFSNPNAEDVFELIYEIMRESNPDKFRSIYIK